A window from Agelaius phoeniceus isolate bAgePho1 chromosome 13, bAgePho1.hap1, whole genome shotgun sequence encodes these proteins:
- the LOC129126078 gene encoding uncharacterized protein LOC129126078, translating into MFALAEASPGSLGLLSPAQPSPALLHGGTEHGVELAACATGPAQFPCPRSGGLFPALCNALLPAAVLVQNLHLCEGYVGPDGRSHPGFYCPRLTDPPSHRYCCQPRLEALKSCCSQLALETLTGVNLSSLASPGLLRNPLALPFVGLYGLLVLVLMAIDLCHFYWSRRCRLRRLLPRGCCVPRGAPRGRPAGTRAPHGAPRVTRPGQGC; encoded by the exons ATGTTTGCCCTTGCCGAGGCCTCG CCAGGCTCCCTGGgactgctgagcccagcccagcccagccctgctctgctgcatggCGGCACAGAGCATGGTGTGGAGCTGGCAGCCTGTGCTACAGGCCCTGCACAGTTTCCATGTCCCCGCAGTGGGGGCTTGTTCCCTGCCCTCTGCAATGCCCTGCTCCCCGCTGCAGTCCTGGTGCAGAACCTGCACCTCTGCGAGGGCTACGTGGGCCCTGATGGCCGCTCCCACCCCGGCTTCTACTGCCCGCGGCTGACGGATCCCCCCAGCCACCGCTactgctgccagccccgccTGGAGGCTCTCAagtcctgctgctctcagctggccctggaaaCCCTCACTGGAGTGAACCTGTCGAGCCTGGCTAGCCCCGGTCTGCTGCg GAACCCGCTGGCCCTGCCTTTCGTGGGGCTCTATGGGCTCCTCGTCCTCGTGCTTATGGCCATCGACCTCTGCCACTTCTACTGGAGCCGCCGGTGCCGCCTCCGCCGCCTGCTGCCCCGTGGCTGCTGCGTGCCCCGTGGAGCCCCGCGGGGGCGCCCGGCCGGCACCCGGGCTCCGCACGGTGCCCCCAGAGTGACACGGCccggccagggctgctga